GGTTGTGCCGGTAGATGtgctggcgttgttggagggcttggtcgggggtgctggatggtggtggtggctgatgGTTGCTCTGTCTTCGGCGAAGGTTGCGCCGGACTGGGGGGACTTGGATAGAGGTGACGTCTCCGAAAAGATATCTCTCGAAATCCAATGGGCCCAATTGGAGAACGTCTGCCGGGTTGGTCGCTCGTGAGACTGTCTGCCGGGCAGGTTGTACTGGTGTGGGTGCTAGGGGTGGGACGTTGTAGAGGTGTTCGTTTTGGGTGTCGGCGTCGGTATACCGGACTTGGGTGACGCCTGTTTTGCATAGGGGACAAAAGGGCCGTTGCTGAAGCCAGCTGGCGAGGCAGAGGAAGTCATAGTTGGAGTGGCCGCATGGGAGGGCAgtcgagggggaggtgatggtttCGAGGCAGATGACGCAGGGGTTTTCGTCGCTGTCGGAGGATTGGATCGAGGTGAGGGTTAGTTGGAGGACTTGGGATTTGATGTCGGCTGGGTTGGCGTCGTCTGGGAGGGGTATTGGTGGTTCTGCCATGTTGTGATGGGTGTCGGTCGGCTTGTTGACTTGTGCTGGAGGTTCACCCAACAAAATGCATATGCATCTAGGTACAAAGTATGTATTAAATACATAGAGAGATCTGCTCTCCTTCAGCGAATCTTTTAAAGTTGGGCTGCAGGGACCTGGACGAGTCTTGGCGCGCCCCTGCAGTGATCTCACTGTGGGGCGCGGGGTGGACGTGCTTAAATCTGACAAGACGCGTTTGGACGCGTCGAGGTACAAAGGTACAGAGGTACCTGACCATCCTTTTCAAGACAACCAAGACCGTCCCTCCTCACTTATCACCATCTAATTGCACCCACACAACCGCATTGCCAGGATGGACGATCAAGCCAGAGCCGAATTCGAGCTCCAATCCCTCCAAGTGCGAGCCGAGTTGAAAAAATGGGAGACCGACTGGCAAGAAGAACACGGCGGTAACAAGCCAAGCCGCAACGACATTAAGCAGAATCCCGACATTGCCAAAAAGTACAAGCAATACAGCAAACTCAGAGACGTCCTCTCGGGCAAGATCCCGCCAGAAGAGCTGTCAAAACCCTCAAGACCAAAATCGTCCTCCCACCGACCACCCCAGACCCCGTCGAAGCACTCCAAGACGGCACAAACACCACGAAAACATCATGTCGCCAATCCATACATGCAGTCCCCAACTGCCCGAACTCCCGGAGCCGTGACCCCCTCGACAGCCCGCAAGCTCTTCAGCCCAGTCCTCCCAACCTCAATTGGACCAACTCCCCAGAAAGACGGCCGAGTCCTTGGCCTATTCGACCTCCTAggcaaaaccccctccaaaccaaCCGAATCTCCCTTCCCCAAGCCAATAGGCTCAGCAACCCCCAGCAAACGCCGCGCCTCCGAACTAGGCGacctcacaaccccctctGCCAAACGAATTGCCCACGATGCTTCCACCCCTCTCGCCGGAAGAACCAACCTCTTTGGAGCTGTCACCACACCCCTCCACGAAAAgccaaacaacaccaccacaaccccctccacaacccgcAGCAAACTATTCAATACCCCCGCCTTCCTCCGCCGGAccacccttcctcctccagtaGACGAAACCGACGAAAACGGCCCCTGGAAAGTCGGCCCCCTCCGTCTTCCCCGAGTTCTAAGCCGCAAAGGCGTCAAGGTCAAAGGTCTCTCCGAAGTCGTCGCCGATCTCCGAAAAATAGAAGACGAGGCCcatcaagatgaagaagatgctcTCCGGGAAATGGAAGCAGAGGAACTCGGCGTACCAGTCACCAAACCTGCCGTTCCCAAGTTAGCTACAGTACCAGAGGGCGTCGAGACAGAAATCGGGGACGGCCAGACAGtaccaccccaaccagcccaacccaGATATACCGAAGAGAAACCTGTCCTGCTATCACATTTCGACAACGAGGCCTACGATGACGAAATAGATCTCAGTAGGGAAGGGGTAGATACGCAAGGCAACCCCCTTCGAGTCTACAAAAAGCGAGGGCAGAAGCGCACCACAAGAATGGTCAAGATGAAGCCTACCCGTTTCCAGCGCCCTACCGACAACTCTCCCCCTGATTCCGACGACGAACCCATCCCTGAAACGCAATACCCCGACCAGCCACCTCAGGCTCCTCAAGACGACTTGTTACTCTCTGGCCCGGATTTTGAGGGcaacgacgaggatgacgacgattTCGACACCCTCAGGCCCACCCCCAAATCTACCGGCAAGGGGGCTAGGAAGACCTTGGCCGAAACAaaagggaggaagaaggaggatgagagagaggaagggacggtgaagaaggcggtCAGAAAAGTCAAGGCGACTGCGCATGCGAATTTCAAGAGGCTGAAACTCAAGCAAGGCGGGGCGAAGGGCGGGCCGGGGTATAATTCGAGGtttaggaggaggaggtaggtgAGATGGGAATTGGATCTGGGGAccgggaaggggagggagtatTGTACACATCACTGCATTACATGGCATCACTTGGCAAGAGAAAGGGGATGCAGACCACAGGCTGGCTGTTGGGTATGTTTTGCAGGGACAGGGAAAGGAACGGAAATAGAACTCAGAGAGCATAACTCGTTGTTGAAAGGTGTATTTTGCAGAAATAAGGGCAAGGGCACGGAAAGGGAATAGCATGGGCATTCTAGCATAGCAATCTGCAGCATAGCATTCGTCAACTGGTAATTCGCAAGTCATCTACATTGTTTCCTCCGGCTAACCTACCAAACGTGATTGACATTTATGCCTCTTAGCAGAGCATCAAATCTAGTGTTGATACCCAAGTGTATTATAGATCCCTCAACCTGTCTCGTCATTCTTACAAGCAACACCAGATGGCATATTCCATTTCACTGACAACCACACACCATTAACTGCTCTTCAAAGCCTACCAAATCGCTTGCTCAACCCCGACGTAATTCCTCCCTCTTGAAatcacacctccccccttaccccaaccaaccctctCGATCGTCAAGAACATAATAACACAAGCTAGACAGTCTCACCTACACCCATCACCTCACTCACACCTCACACAGAAGCTCGTGGTGCACATCCACCACAGTCCATCGCTGGGTCTGTTAGCTATCTTTCGAAGCCTTTTCCTTAATCAAACCCCCGTGAAAGATAGTCACCACGCCCCCCAAAACAGTCACCACCCTTCCAAGATTCGCTAGGTAACATGCCTCTTTCTCATTTTAAAAATACCTACCTTCTCAACAACTCACAcacacctccaacccaaacaaATGCTGCCCAATCATGCCATCGCCTCAACACGCCCACGCTGCTCACCCACCTCGTACCCTCTTTCGGAGCGGCGTGCTCACCAAGCCCGCTACCTTGTCAGCACGTACATAGGCCGCCCAGCAAGGCTCAGCCGCAGTCCCCGCCTGCTTCCTGAAATCCTCCTCGCTGTGCACCGTCACCAATTCGTCATTGTATTTGTGCCACGCGCCCCGCTCAAAATCCTTGATCCACACCCAATAGTGGCCGGATCGGGGGGTTCCAGTGTGGCAAAACACCGCGTGAAGCCTGTAttcaacctccccgaccaCAAGCCCCTGTTTCTCCTTGAGAAGCTCTGCCGAATCATCAGCCCGCTGGCGCTCCTCGAATTGCTTCAGTTTCTCGGGGGAAACcgcaacccaccccccttgaACCTCCTTGGTGGCAAGAGCAGTCCTCTCGTCGGCATCAACGAGCTCATAatccccatcagcatcaacaagaCCATTCTCAGTCACAAGCCTGTCaatatcctcctccgacaAAATCTTGGCCGAACCCGGCTCGAACGCCCGTGGCTTGGTAttcagctcctccaaccgcTTGTTGAGAGCCCACAGCCTCGTCCGCTTCCCGTACCGCTCGTCCCCTGGGACAACATCCATGAAGAGATCCAAATACAACGGATCGTTTAGCTCCACTGGATTCTCGTTCTTCAAGTCGAGCGCACGACTCCTGGGGAATAGAAAGTGCAGAATATCAGCAGGCCTTTTGAAGACCGAATACGTCATCTTGTTTGTCTCTTCATTCAGCTGGACATCCATGCCGCGCCCAATGGCCTGGTACAGATCCTCCTTGACCGCCTTTGTCTCATGAAGCGGTGCCATGATCATGCGGTTGCGGTCTTCGTGTGTGGTCCAGCCCTGTACGTCGTCGTTCCCGCGCGTCCGGTTATAGATCCTAAAGTTGCTGTAAAAGTGATCGTCAATGGGATCGGGTATTTCCTCGCTTCCGTCCTCCCCGGCATTGCGGCGCGCACGGGCTAGCTTGAGGGCTGCTTGCAGGTGTTCCAGTATATTTCCCATGGCCTCGTCGACATCCTGTTGCGCAGTGCCCTTGACCTCGTCTTGGTCAAGTTCCTTTACCAAAGCTTCCAGGGGccccgccttctccatcttcttccccgaTCCCGTTGACGCAGCAGCTGGTGTCTCTCCCACCAGCGTCTGTGAACTAGATACACTGGTCGTCTCAACGTGCTCGAGTTCGAAGGTCTCCTCGCCATTCACCATCTTGGCATCAGCGTCTGTAGATGTCGTGATCTTGAGCTCGGGAACCGCAGAGTTGGCAGCCTTGGGGCCAGTGGCCTTGGACTCAGCAGTAGAGCCTCCCTTATCAGCTCGGGCCATGGCGGCGTTGGCAAGCCGCTGGCGTGGTTTGACGTGAGTGTATCGAGTCTCTTCCATCTCGTGGAACAAAGTCTTGAGCTCGCGCGCGAATTCATGGCCGAGGAAAGCTTCCTTTTTttggccttcttccaccccgcTCACACTTCCACTCAGGATCTCGCCCACCCTGTCTGTACTGGCCTCGGGCGTGTCTAGGTCCAAGGTCCGCAACAGGTCCCTGATGACATCGACTGTGTAGAGATACTGCAGAATGCTGTTCAGGTAGCAAGTGTTGCGAATGTTGTCAAGCCCGACGGGCAACGTCAGGTCTCCAGCCCCGACCTCCATCTCTTGTCCATTACTGACAGGATCGCAAAAGTCCTGGTTCTGGGTTTCGCCGCTCACGAGGCTCTCCAGCTGCCCGCTGATGGTCTCGAAGTCGCCCAAGGCCTCGTCAAAATCCTTGTCACCTCTACGCTGTCTGGCCATTCTCGCTCCAATGAGATTCATTGCCGTCACAACAACCGCGGCGTCCTTTTCATTGTTGTTCACACTTTCCAGAGCGGCATAGGCTATGGTATCAGGTGCTGTTTGGGCCGTTGAGTCGAGCACGCCattggcctcggcctcgtccaTGTCCACCACGGCAATGTAGACCAAATCCCTTTGGCCTAAATCCCGAGCAATTTTGGCCAAGTGCAGCCTGTGCAAATGTCCTGCTTCGGGCCTGGTTTCTCTGTAATGCTTGTACCGCTCGATGATCCGGTCCTTGGTCAGAGTTCGGCCCTGTGCCCTCCAAAAGCCGAACCATTCCCAGTCCTTGTCATATTCACTCTTCTCGGGGCGAGGCAAGGCTTTTTGATCTAAGTGGACGGCGTACATCTGCATTTCCTCGTCCCCGTGGTAGGCCAAGAAATTGAAAGCCTCCCTGTAGTAGCGCTCGTGATCCCGGTCCACGGCGGCTTGCCGCTCATATGCCCAAATCAACATGGGTTCGGTTGTCTTGGAAGAAGCCCCCAGTAAATAGAAGTAGTGTAGATCGGATTCCGACACTTTCCAGTGCACGGTCCGCGTCTGGGCATCGTCAACTCCGAGTACCGTCTGCAGTTTTATGCGAGCAGGCGAATGCTGATGAACAAGCTCAGGCCTCTTCTGGTCGATCACACTCTGTATCTCGCTCTTGACGTTCTCAAAGAAAGATCGCTCTGAGTACAGGAGTGTCCTGCCGCCGTTCTCCGGTGGGACCTGTGGGGAGATGTAGAATGTGTCTTCGGCCTCTTGCCTCTTGGTGAAGCCCAGGTAGAGGAAAAGTTCCTCGCATTCTGGACCGAATTGCACCATGAACGTCTTGTTGCGCTCCGAtatcttcttctcggcacTGGTGGAATCATTAGACATGATGTTTGTAATGTACATGTTCAGTGTCATGAGGGCGCTGGATTCGAGTTTAGCGAGCTTCTCTTGCGTCATGTCCTTAAATCTGCCCGGGTCCTCATCCATGGCCCTCTTGAGGTTTCTCTTGGCGCGCGACTCATCCGTGACGATGTCGATCCACCTGCTGGCCAGGCGTGGTGCTGACACATCGAGCCGGATGCTGAAGCCGCAAAAGCTGCACCGGTAGCTGGTCTTGCGCATCAAAGGGCCCAGTTTCTTGTCCCTACTAGGCCAAGTAACGAGGAGTtgcttccccttctcctcgccgaAGGATTCGTCATCCCCCGGTGCCATGACAaagtgatgttgaggatggccaGGGCTACTAAATTCTGGCTCGGCCCAGGTGAAGACGAAGTGGTACCGGCAGTGCTTGCATAGACAAGCCATCTGGTGGCCGTGTGTCTGCGAGGGAATCATGATAAGGTCGTGGTCGTCGTTGGGACCGACTGGGCCGGGGCGGGCTCCTCGCAGATGGTAGCAAGACTGGAGTCGGGGTTCAGACCAGTTGGCATGCTGCAGAGCACCCCGGTACCAGTCCTCGATGAGCCTTCTGGCAAGGCGGCCACCTGTGTTGAGGGAGTCCATGGTTGATAGGCGGGGCACTGGTGGGATGTGTTAGAACAATCTCGACATCAAGAGTCGCAAACAAGACTTACTGGTGGATGATTCTGTATTCGTATGCATGGCTGTCTGTCTGCTTGATAAacggagatgatggagatgatggatgaaATTATGGGGAACAGGTTGGGTTTGCGTCACAGCCGGCAACTAAGCTTCCCTTCGTTTTATATTAGACAGTGAGTCCGGAGTTCCTGATGGTAGCTCCTGCTACGTAGAATCGATTTTTGCCTCTGACGGCTGGCAGCTGACGCAGCCGTGGAGGGAGCGGTGGGAGGCACGACC
The sequence above is a segment of the Podospora pseudoanserina strain CBS 124.78 chromosome 5, whole genome shotgun sequence genome. Coding sequences within it:
- a CDS encoding hypothetical protein (COG:O; EggNog:ENOG503P1WN), whose amino-acid sequence is MAEPPIPLPDDANPADIKSQVLQLTLTSIQSSDSDENPCVICLETITSPSTALPCGHSNYDFLCLASWLQQRPFCPLCKTGVTQVRYTDADTQNEHLYNVPPLAPTPVQPARQTVSRATNPADVLQLGPLDFERYLFGDVTSIQVPPVRRNLRRRQSNHQPPPPSSTPDQALQQRQHIYRHNLFSLHIGSSPHTSYSPSVPSPAVLSSTPHLLSKARLFLRRELQVFFPPTTAAPSTGDSIHQNREFLLEYVIAMLKTVDLQSPSGAAHAENLLRDYITLPDTGDDRTALFLHELKNWMRWRGEPPGNVSLEGWDRGVQYPSLDEGKKR
- a CDS encoding hypothetical protein (EggNog:ENOG503P8EU; COG:S) gives rise to the protein MDDQARAEFELQSLQVRAELKKWETDWQEEHGGNKPSRNDIKQNPDIAKKYKQYSKLRDVLSGKIPPEELSKPSRPKSSSHRPPQTPSKHSKTAQTPRKHHVANPYMQSPTARTPGAVTPSTARKLFSPVLPTSIGPTPQKDGRVLGLFDLLGKTPSKPTESPFPKPIGSATPSKRRASELGDLTTPSAKRIAHDASTPLAGRTNLFGAVTTPLHEKPNNTTTTPSTTRSKLFNTPAFLRRTTLPPPVDETDENGPWKVGPLRLPRVLSRKGVKVKGLSEVVADLRKIEDEAHQDEEDALREMEAEELGVPVTKPAVPKLATVPEGVETEIGDGQTVPPQPAQPRYTEEKPVLLSHFDNEAYDDEIDLSREGVDTQGNPLRVYKKRGQKRTTRMVKMKPTRFQRPTDNSPPDSDDEPIPETQYPDQPPQAPQDDLLLSGPDFEGNDEDDDDFDTLRPTPKSTGKGARKTLAETKGRKKEDEREEGTVKKAVRKVKATAHANFKRLKLKQGGAKGGPGYNSRFRRRR
- the UBP2 gene encoding ubiquitin-specific protease ubp2 (EggNog:ENOG503NVJH; COG:O; BUSCO:EOG092604S1; MEROPS:MER0014645): MHTNTESSTMPRLSTMDSLNTGGRLARRLIEDWYRGALQHANWSEPRLQSCYHLRGARPGPVGPNDDHDLIMIPSQTHGHQMACLCKHCRYHFVFTWAEPEFSSPGHPQHHFVMAPGDDESFGEEKGKQLLVTWPSRDKKLGPLMRKTSYRCSFCGFSIRLDVSAPRLASRWIDIVTDESRAKRNLKRAMDEDPGRFKDMTQEKLAKLESSALMTLNMYITNIMSNDSTSAEKKISERNKTFMVQFGPECEELFLYLGFTKRQEAEDTFYISPQVPPENGGRTLLYSERSFFENVKSEIQSVIDQKRPELVHQHSPARIKLQTVLGVDDAQTRTVHWKVSESDLHYFYLLGASSKTTEPMLIWAYERQAAVDRDHERYYREAFNFLAYHGDEEMQMYAVHLDQKALPRPEKSEYDKDWEWFGFWRAQGRTLTKDRIIERYKHYRETRPEAGHLHRLHLAKIARDLGQRDLVYIAVVDMDEAEANGVLDSTAQTAPDTIAYAALESVNNNEKDAAVVVTAMNLIGARMARQRRGDKDFDEALGDFETISGQLESLVSGETQNQDFCDPVSNGQEMEVGAGDLTLPVGLDNIRNTCYLNSILQYLYTVDVIRDLLRTLDLDTPEASTDRVGEILSGSVSGVEEGQKKEAFLGHEFARELKTLFHEMEETRYTHVKPRQRLANAAMARADKGGSTAESKATGPKAANSAVPELKITTSTDADAKMVNGEETFELEHVETTSVSSSQTLVGETPAAASTGSGKKMEKAGPLEALVKELDQDEVKGTAQQDVDEAMGNILEHLQAALKLARARRNAGEDGSEEIPDPIDDHFYSNFRIYNRTRGNDDVQGWTTHEDRNRMIMAPLHETKAVKEDLYQAIGRGMDVQLNEETNKMTYSVFKRPADILHFLFPRSRALDLKNENPVELNDPLYLDLFMDVVPGDERYGKRTRLWALNKRLEELNTKPRAFEPGSAKILSEEDIDRLVTENGLVDADGDYELVDADERTALATKEVQGGWVAVSPEKLKQFEERQRADDSAELLKEKQGLVVGEVEYRLHAVFCHTGTPRSGHYWVWIKDFERGAWHKYNDELVTVHSEEDFRKQAGTAAEPCWAAYVRADKVAGLVSTPLRKRVRGG